From the genome of Flavobacterium luteolum, one region includes:
- a CDS encoding outer membrane beta-barrel protein has product MKKFFLAAFLCICANGFAQLIQIGPQFSTNITSVDAKNFSSDHTNTGIGFAAFARVNLTVFYAQGEFGYAQSNFSVFQDGRGETEFKLSGTDATLIAGFKIIPLGKIGNVRVFAGYNWKNYSDISSNNNLNSIAFERNNHSILGGVGVDVWRLTFDIRYLAGLSDIDASNGEIKTGVTNFSLGFKFL; this is encoded by the coding sequence ATGAAAAAATTCTTTTTAGCAGCATTTTTATGTATTTGTGCCAATGGATTTGCGCAATTAATACAAATAGGACCGCAATTTTCGACCAATATTACTTCTGTCGATGCAAAAAATTTCAGCTCCGACCATACGAATACAGGAATTGGCTTTGCCGCTTTTGCTCGAGTAAATCTTACCGTTTTTTATGCGCAAGGCGAATTTGGTTATGCCCAAAGTAATTTCAGCGTTTTTCAAGACGGAAGAGGAGAAACCGAATTTAAACTGTCTGGAACCGATGCTACTTTAATTGCCGGTTTTAAAATCATTCCGCTTGGAAAAATAGGTAATGTAAGAGTTTTTGCGGGATACAATTGGAAGAATTATTCAGACATAAGCAGCAATAATAATCTAAATTCTATTGCTTTTGAAAGAAACAATCACAGTATACTTGGAGGTGTTGGAGTCGATGTTTGGAGACTTACTTTTGATATAAGGTATCTTGCAGGACTTAGTGATATAGATGCTTCTAATGGAGAAATTAAAACTGGAGTAACAAACTTTTCGCTAGGATTTAAATTTTTATAA
- a CDS encoding M1 family metallopeptidase, with amino-acid sequence MKKRFLQFALIAFVLFAQDTIAQELYMPRNIKKAYENGTRSKDGKPGVNYWQNRGKYNMEISVDPKARLVTGTETIIYENNSKDTLRNLAIRFVNNLHKPTSSRGNDVSEDFLSDGLTITSLKVENEVYKEDARKWGTVGNVKLQKPILPHSKTTINIQWNYPLSKESGREGQIDETTFFVAYSYPRVSVFDDYNGWDRLPHTDRQEFYNDFNDYVFSVKAPKNYVVYATGDLLNPDEVLQPEFASRLKKSYTTDEILHIANEQEMKSGIVTKQYDWNVWKFEAKNITDVCFGLSDHYLWDASSVVVDKKTNRRASVQAAYDVKGTDFVNSVKNNQYALDWFSNNWPGVPYPFSKMTAFQGFADMEYPMMCNDSQMGDPIFAQLVQDHEVAHTYFPFYMGINETRYAFMDEGWATTFEYLIGIAEHGKEAADNFYKEFRVKHYINDRSSEQDQPIITMSTQVSGAGYGNNSYGKASLSYLALKDLLGDDLFKKALHTYMDNWNGKHPIPWDYFNSFNTATGKNLNWFFNNWFFTNNYLDITVKGISADKKTITIDNIGGFAIPFDVIITYADKSKVTLHQTPAIWEKNQKTAKIILKSAKKIAQIQLDGGIFMDATPENNILNVK; translated from the coding sequence ATGAAAAAGAGATTTTTGCAATTTGCATTAATAGCATTCGTTCTTTTTGCCCAAGATACTATTGCTCAAGAGCTTTACATGCCGCGAAATATAAAAAAAGCCTACGAAAACGGAACACGTTCTAAAGACGGAAAACCTGGCGTAAACTATTGGCAGAACCGTGGAAAGTACAATATGGAAATCTCAGTAGACCCTAAAGCCAGATTGGTTACGGGTACAGAAACCATTATTTATGAAAACAATAGTAAAGATACTTTAAGAAACTTGGCTATTCGTTTTGTAAATAATCTTCATAAACCTACTTCGTCTCGTGGAAACGATGTGAGCGAAGATTTTTTAAGCGACGGATTAACAATTACTTCATTAAAAGTTGAAAATGAAGTATACAAAGAAGATGCTAGAAAATGGGGAACGGTTGGAAATGTGAAATTGCAAAAACCGATTTTACCGCATTCAAAAACTACTATAAATATTCAGTGGAATTATCCTTTGTCTAAAGAGAGTGGGCGTGAAGGACAGATTGACGAAACTACTTTTTTTGTAGCGTATAGTTATCCTCGTGTTTCTGTTTTTGACGATTACAATGGCTGGGATAGATTACCTCATACAGATCGTCAAGAATTTTATAATGATTTTAATGATTATGTTTTTTCTGTAAAAGCACCCAAAAATTATGTTGTTTATGCAACAGGAGATTTATTGAATCCAGATGAGGTTTTACAGCCTGAGTTTGCTTCACGTTTGAAAAAATCATACACGACAGATGAAATTCTGCATATTGCAAACGAGCAGGAAATGAAAAGCGGTATCGTAACGAAACAATATGATTGGAATGTCTGGAAGTTTGAAGCTAAAAATATAACCGATGTATGTTTTGGTTTAAGCGACCATTATTTATGGGATGCTAGCAGTGTTGTTGTCGACAAGAAAACAAATCGTCGTGCGAGCGTTCAGGCGGCTTACGATGTTAAAGGAACAGATTTTGTGAACTCTGTAAAGAACAATCAATATGCTTTAGATTGGTTTTCTAACAACTGGCCGGGAGTTCCGTATCCGTTTTCAAAAATGACGGCTTTTCAAGGTTTTGCCGATATGGAATATCCAATGATGTGCAACGACTCGCAAATGGGCGATCCTATTTTTGCACAGTTAGTTCAAGATCATGAAGTAGCACATACTTATTTCCCTTTTTATATGGGAATCAATGAAACGCGTTACGCATTTATGGACGAAGGATGGGCGACAACTTTTGAATATTTAATCGGAATTGCCGAACATGGCAAAGAAGCTGCGGATAATTTTTATAAAGAATTCAGAGTAAAGCATTATATAAACGATCGATCTTCAGAACAAGATCAGCCCATTATAACAATGTCTACACAGGTTTCTGGAGCAGGTTATGGAAACAATTCTTACGGTAAGGCTTCTCTTTCTTATTTGGCTTTGAAAGACCTGTTAGGAGACGATTTGTTTAAGAAGGCCTTACATACTTATATGGATAATTGGAATGGAAAGCATCCAATTCCATGGGATTATTTTAATTCGTTTAATACTGCAACAGGCAAGAATTTAAATTGGTTTTTTAATAATTGGTTTTTTACCAACAACTATTTAGATATCACTGTAAAAGGTATTTCTGCTGATAAAAAAACTATAACAATAGATAATATTGGAGGTTTTGCAATTCCATTTGATGTTATTATTACTTACGCTGATAAATCGAAAGTCACACTTCATCAAACGCCGGCAATTTGGGAGAAAAATCAAAAAACAGCCAAAATAATTCTGAAAAGTGCAAAGAAAATAGCCCAAATTCAGTTAGATGGAGGTATTTTTATGGATGCAACTCCCGAAAATAATATTTTAAATGTTAAATAA
- a CDS encoding rhodanese-like domain-containing protein produces the protein MNLSQEDWVAQLETDENAVILDVRTEDEFNDGYIENALNIDINKGQAFIYEIEELDKNKNYYVYCRSGARSAKACQIMNELGIENAYNLLGGILDWEGETVQP, from the coding sequence ATGAATTTATCACAAGAAGATTGGGTTGCTCAGTTAGAGACTGACGAAAATGCAGTTATACTTGATGTAAGAACTGAAGACGAATTTAATGACGGCTACATTGAGAATGCTCTAAATATTGATATCAATAAAGGGCAGGCATTTATCTATGAAATCGAAGAATTAGACAAAAATAAAAATTATTACGTATACTGCCGTTCTGGAGCTAGAAGCGCAAAAGCGTGTCAGATTATGAACGAATTGGGTATCGAAAACGCCTACAATCTGCTTGGAGGAATCCTGGATTGGGAAGGCGAAACAGTACAACCATAA
- a CDS encoding efflux RND transporter periplasmic adaptor subunit has protein sequence MKKIIVFTGLMALVCLTSCTSKKEEKEEVEKFTVTNPVRIDTSFTKEYVSQIRSVRNIELRAQEKGFLQNIYVDEGQFVKKGQLLFKIMPNMYQAELLKAQSEQKSVEIELQNSKLLADKNIVSKNELSVAQAKLQSAKAEVALAKLHLSFTEIRAPFDGTIDRIPLKLGSLIDEGELLTSLSDNSQMFAYFNVSEPEYISYETHIKDRADNKVNLVLANGELFKDKGNVEVIESEFNNETGNIAFRARFPNSGKLLRNGETGQVQMNVPLKNAIVIPQKATYEIQDKKYVFVVGKDNKVSSREITITGEIPDLYVIKSGITENDRVLLEGVQKVKENDKIKFDYESPKEVINHLRLKAE, from the coding sequence ATGAAAAAAATCATTGTTTTCACAGGCTTAATGGCCTTGGTGTGCTTAACGAGCTGCACATCTAAAAAAGAAGAAAAAGAAGAAGTTGAAAAATTTACCGTTACTAATCCGGTTAGAATTGATACTTCGTTTACTAAAGAATACGTTTCACAAATTAGATCGGTTCGTAATATCGAACTTCGCGCCCAAGAAAAAGGGTTTTTACAAAATATATATGTTGACGAAGGACAGTTTGTAAAAAAAGGACAACTGTTGTTTAAAATTATGCCAAACATGTATCAGGCAGAATTATTAAAAGCGCAGTCAGAACAGAAATCAGTAGAAATTGAATTACAAAATTCAAAATTACTGGCTGATAAAAATATCGTTTCTAAAAACGAATTAAGTGTAGCTCAAGCAAAATTGCAATCTGCAAAAGCTGAAGTTGCATTGGCAAAACTTCATTTATCATTCACAGAAATTAGAGCTCCGTTTGACGGAACAATCGACCGTATTCCTTTAAAACTAGGAAGTTTAATCGATGAAGGCGAATTGTTGACAAGCCTTTCAGACAACAGTCAGATGTTTGCTTATTTTAATGTTTCTGAGCCAGAATACATCAGTTATGAAACGCATATTAAAGATCGTGCAGATAACAAAGTGAATTTAGTTTTGGCAAACGGAGAACTTTTTAAAGATAAAGGAAATGTTGAAGTTATCGAAAGTGAATTCAACAACGAAACAGGAAATATCGCTTTCAGAGCAAGATTCCCTAATTCTGGAAAATTACTTAGAAACGGTGAAACAGGACAAGTTCAAATGAATGTTCCTCTTAAAAATGCTATTGTAATTCCGCAAAAAGCGACTTACGAAATTCAAGATAAAAAATATGTTTTTGTAGTTGGTAAGGACAACAAAGTTAGTTCTAGAGAAATCACCATCACAGGTGAAATTCCTGATTTGTATGTAATCAAAAGCGGTATTACAGAGAACGACAGAGTCCTACTTGAAGGTGTTCAAAAAGTAAAAGAAAACGACAAGATTAAATTCGATTACGAATCTCCTAAAGAAGTAATCAATCATTTACGCTTAAAAGCAGAATAG
- a CDS encoding NADP-dependent glyceraldehyde-3-phosphate dehydrogenase, producing the protein MSFIPEEYQIKSLINQDTYLVNGELKQWTGQTTPVFSTISSTEKYSPTLLGSIPFMGEKEAAEVVEAATNAYDMGQGLWPTMKVVDRIKCMEKFVKQMKETREEVVKLLMWEIGKNLGDSQKEFDRTVEYIYDTIASYKELNGRSSHFEKVQGVNAMIRRGPLGVVLCLGPYNYPLNETFSLLIPALIMGNTVIFKPAKHGVLCISPLLEAFRSSFPKGVINIVYGRGREVASPIMKSGKIDVLALIGNSKSAIALQDQHPNKNRLRLILGLEAKNPAIILPDADLDLAIQECITGSLSFNGQRCTALKVLYVHESISEEFNKRFAEKVDSLVFGNPWEKGVSLTPLPETDKPKYIQGLIDDALHKGAKVINEKGGKHTDNYIFPAVLYPVNKEMRVYHEEQFGPVVPVLSFKDIKEPLKDMAESNYGQQVSLFGKDIKTLAPLIDALVNLVCRVNLNSSCQRGPDAFPFTGRKDSAVGTLSIPDALRSFSIRTFVASKDIDYNNEILQELLNSKESNFINTDYIL; encoded by the coding sequence ATGAGTTTTATACCAGAAGAATATCAGATTAAAAGTTTGATAAATCAAGATACTTATCTTGTAAATGGAGAATTGAAACAATGGACAGGGCAAACCACACCTGTGTTTTCTACTATTTCTTCAACTGAAAAGTATTCGCCTACTTTATTAGGATCTATCCCTTTTATGGGAGAAAAAGAAGCAGCAGAAGTTGTCGAAGCTGCTACCAATGCATACGATATGGGCCAAGGTTTATGGCCAACTATGAAAGTAGTGGATCGCATTAAATGCATGGAAAAATTTGTGAAACAAATGAAAGAAACCCGTGAAGAAGTAGTAAAACTTTTGATGTGGGAAATTGGAAAAAACCTTGGAGATTCGCAAAAAGAATTCGACAGAACGGTAGAATATATTTACGATACCATTGCAAGCTACAAGGAATTAAACGGTCGTAGTTCACATTTTGAAAAAGTGCAAGGTGTAAACGCCATGATTCGCCGTGGGCCTCTTGGAGTGGTTTTATGTCTTGGCCCGTATAATTATCCTTTAAACGAAACTTTCTCATTGTTGATTCCAGCTTTGATTATGGGAAATACTGTAATCTTCAAACCTGCTAAACATGGTGTTTTATGTATTTCGCCATTGTTGGAAGCTTTCAGAAGCAGTTTTCCAAAAGGTGTAATTAATATTGTTTATGGTAGAGGACGTGAAGTGGCTTCTCCAATAATGAAATCTGGAAAAATTGATGTTTTGGCATTAATTGGAAACAGTAAATCGGCGATTGCTTTACAGGATCAGCACCCTAACAAAAACAGATTGCGTTTAATTTTAGGTTTAGAAGCTAAAAATCCAGCAATTATTCTACCAGATGCTGATTTGGATTTGGCTATTCAGGAATGTATCACAGGAAGTTTATCTTTTAACGGACAGCGTTGTACGGCTCTAAAAGTGTTGTATGTTCACGAATCAATTTCGGAAGAATTCAACAAACGTTTTGCTGAAAAAGTAGACAGTTTGGTTTTTGGAAATCCGTGGGAAAAAGGAGTTTCATTAACGCCGCTTCCAGAAACAGATAAACCAAAATATATTCAAGGTTTAATTGATGACGCTCTTCACAAAGGAGCAAAAGTGATTAATGAAAAAGGAGGAAAACATACTGATAATTATATTTTTCCAGCAGTTTTATATCCAGTAAACAAAGAAATGCGTGTTTATCACGAAGAACAATTTGGGCCTGTTGTTCCTGTACTTTCTTTTAAAGATATTAAAGAACCATTGAAAGATATGGCAGAATCAAATTACGGACAACAAGTAAGTTTATTTGGAAAAGATATAAAAACACTTGCTCCGTTAATTGATGCTCTAGTTAACTTAGTTTGTCGAGTAAACTTAAATAGCTCTTGCCAAAGAGGTCCAGATGCTTTCCCTTTCACAGGAAGAAAAGATTCTGCTGTAGGAACTTTGAGTATTCCAGATGCTTTGCGCTCTTTCTCAATTCGTACGTTTGTAGCTTCAAAAGATATTGATTATAATAATGAGATTCTGCAGGAATTGCTTAACAGCAAAGAATCGAATTTTATTAATACTGATTATATTTTGTAG
- a CDS encoding tetratricopeptide repeat protein, producing MKNIFVLIVLLNTFQFFGQNDQKTAFQKSKYELAVSYYKKADFAKAIDLFSLAAKIKPDNEIGKDAVNKVDTLRGLLRKEILSNVIGTWERTGSQPVWSTTASPDSSQSSFDELIEIKENEILFYEVDKKTKVKKLLKTENLVYNDNSATVSVFSEIILSDGTVWNCSINEKANILHVINVAVKTENGVEKIKNDNEESYYVKI from the coding sequence ATGAAAAATATTTTTGTACTTATTGTATTGTTAAATACATTCCAGTTCTTTGGACAAAATGATCAAAAAACCGCATTTCAAAAAAGTAAATACGAATTAGCAGTTTCCTACTACAAAAAAGCCGATTTTGCCAAGGCAATAGATTTATTCTCTTTAGCAGCTAAAATTAAACCAGACAATGAGATTGGAAAAGATGCTGTTAATAAAGTAGATACTTTGCGCGGACTGTTGAGAAAAGAAATTTTAAGCAACGTTATTGGAACTTGGGAAAGAACAGGAAGTCAACCAGTTTGGTCAACAACAGCATCGCCAGACAGTAGTCAATCTAGTTTTGATGAATTGATCGAAATTAAAGAAAACGAAATATTGTTTTATGAAGTAGATAAAAAGACGAAAGTAAAGAAACTTCTAAAAACAGAAAATTTAGTTTACAATGACAATAGTGCGACAGTGTCAGTATTCTCAGAAATTATTCTTTCAGATGGAACAGTTTGGAACTGCAGTATTAATGAAAAAGCAAACATATTGCATGTTATTAATGTAGCTGTTAAAACTGAAAACGGAGTCGAGAAGATAAAAAATGATAACGAGGAAAGTTATTACGTTAAAATATAA
- a CDS encoding efflux RND transporter permease subunit yields the protein MFNKFIQRPVLSIVISLIIVFLGVLSVLNLPITQFPTISPPMVNVTADYPGSNGELMVKAVVIPLERALNGVPGMKYMASDAGNDGEATIKVVFNLGTDPNQAAINVQNRVASVTNKLPPLVIREGIKITREVPSMLMYVNLYSTDKNTDMKFLYNYADINVLSELKRVNGIGSGDILGTREYAMRIWLKPDRMLAYKISADEVMEALSSQSLEASPGKTGESSGKRSQAFEYVLKYSGRFTTKEQYENIVVKANPNGELLRLKDVAKVEFGSSMYDIYSNLNGRPSAAIVLKQSFGSNANQVIEEVKAKLEKIKQRFPKGMDYEISYDVSKFLDASIEKVIHTLVEAFILVGLVVFLFLGDWRSTVIPAIAVPVSLVGTFVFMTFFDISLNLITLFALVLAIGVVVDDAIVVIEAVHAKMEEEHLSPFKATKQAMHEIAGAIIAITFLMAAVFIPVAFMSGPVGVFYRQFSVTMATAIILSGIVALTLTPALCAMMLKNNHGQPKKPTPANRFIDAFNEKFNLAQGKYQHLLGKIVDRRVVTILALVVFCIGTFLISSSVPSGFIPNEDQGMFYAVIQTPPGSSLERTNNIAERVQKIAEDIDGVKSVSSLAGYEILSEGTGANSGTCLVNLKDWSDRKESVVEIMHEMEEKCKDITGANIEFFQPPAVPGYGAAGGFELRLLDKTGSVDYKRMEQVNNDFVAELNKQPELSNVFSFYSSSFPQYMMKVDNDLAQQKGVSIENAMNTLSTLVGSNYEISFIKFGINYKVIVQASPEYRAQPDDILKLYVKNDRDEMVPFSAFMKLEKVYGLSEITRHNMYTSTQISGSPAAGYSSGTAIKVIQRVAAEKLPRGYDIDWAGISADEVAQGNQAIWVFLICLGFVYLVLAAQYESFILPLSVILSLPAGIFGAFLLLKLTGLENNIYAQVAMVMLIGLLGKNAVLIVEFAIQRHAAGLSVLQSAMEGAKARFRPILMTSFAFIAGLLPLAFATGPGKIGNRTIGTAAAGGMLIGTICGVFVIPGLYFIFAKIAEKYKLVKHELENPLTEEIDNNHV from the coding sequence ATGTTTAATAAATTTATTCAAAGACCTGTTCTTTCGATAGTAATATCGTTGATTATTGTCTTTTTAGGGGTGTTGTCGGTTTTAAATTTACCAATTACACAATTCCCTACCATTTCACCTCCAATGGTGAATGTTACCGCAGATTATCCTGGATCTAACGGTGAGCTTATGGTTAAGGCGGTGGTTATTCCTTTGGAAAGAGCCTTAAATGGTGTTCCAGGAATGAAATATATGGCTTCTGATGCTGGAAATGACGGGGAAGCTACAATTAAAGTAGTGTTTAATTTAGGTACAGATCCTAATCAAGCGGCTATTAACGTTCAGAACCGTGTGGCTTCTGTTACTAATAAACTTCCTCCTTTGGTAATTCGTGAAGGTATCAAAATTACCCGAGAAGTGCCAAGTATGTTGATGTACGTGAACCTTTACAGTACAGACAAAAATACCGACATGAAGTTCTTGTATAACTATGCTGATATCAACGTACTTTCTGAATTGAAAAGGGTTAATGGTATTGGTTCTGGAGATATCTTAGGAACACGTGAATATGCAATGCGTATCTGGCTGAAACCAGACCGTATGCTGGCTTATAAAATTTCTGCTGATGAGGTAATGGAGGCATTATCAAGTCAAAGTTTGGAGGCTTCTCCTGGTAAAACGGGAGAAAGTTCTGGTAAACGTTCTCAAGCATTTGAATATGTATTGAAATATTCTGGACGTTTTACAACAAAAGAACAGTACGAGAACATTGTAGTAAAAGCAAATCCGAATGGTGAGCTTTTGAGATTGAAAGATGTTGCTAAAGTGGAATTTGGAAGCTCGATGTATGATATCTATTCTAATTTGAATGGAAGACCATCTGCAGCAATCGTATTGAAACAATCATTTGGAAGTAACGCGAATCAGGTTATTGAAGAGGTTAAAGCTAAATTGGAAAAAATCAAACAAAGATTTCCAAAAGGAATGGATTATGAGATTTCGTATGACGTTTCTAAATTCCTAGATGCTTCTATCGAAAAAGTAATCCACACTTTGGTTGAAGCCTTTATTCTGGTAGGTTTAGTAGTTTTCCTTTTCTTAGGAGACTGGCGATCTACGGTTATTCCGGCAATTGCGGTACCTGTATCGTTGGTAGGAACTTTTGTGTTCATGACATTCTTTGATATATCATTGAACTTGATTACGTTATTTGCTTTAGTATTAGCAATTGGAGTCGTCGTCGATGATGCGATTGTAGTTATCGAGGCCGTTCACGCCAAGATGGAAGAAGAACATCTCTCCCCATTTAAAGCGACTAAACAAGCCATGCATGAAATTGCAGGTGCAATTATCGCAATTACATTCTTAATGGCGGCGGTATTTATTCCGGTTGCGTTTATGTCTGGTCCTGTTGGAGTTTTCTACAGACAGTTCTCTGTAACTATGGCAACGGCGATTATTCTTTCTGGTATCGTGGCTTTGACATTGACGCCAGCGCTTTGTGCGATGATGTTAAAAAACAATCACGGGCAGCCTAAAAAACCAACTCCTGCAAATAGATTTATTGATGCTTTCAACGAAAAATTCAATTTAGCACAAGGAAAATACCAGCATTTATTAGGTAAAATTGTTGACAGAAGAGTGGTTACTATTTTAGCGCTTGTAGTTTTTTGTATTGGAACATTTTTAATAAGCAGTTCGGTTCCTTCAGGATTTATTCCGAATGAGGATCAGGGAATGTTTTATGCGGTAATTCAGACACCTCCAGGTTCATCTTTAGAGAGAACGAATAATATTGCTGAGAGAGTTCAAAAAATCGCAGAAGATATTGACGGAGTAAAATCGGTTTCTTCATTAGCGGGTTATGAGATTCTGTCTGAAGGTACAGGAGCCAACTCAGGAACGTGTTTGGTTAACTTGAAAGACTGGAGTGACAGAAAAGAATCTGTTGTGGAGATTATGCATGAAATGGAAGAAAAATGTAAAGATATTACAGGAGCTAATATCGAGTTTTTCCAACCACCTGCTGTACCAGGATATGGTGCTGCTGGAGGATTTGAGCTTCGTTTGCTAGATAAAACTGGTTCTGTAGATTATAAGAGAATGGAGCAGGTAAACAATGACTTTGTTGCCGAATTGAACAAACAGCCAGAATTATCAAACGTATTTAGTTTCTATAGCTCTAGTTTCCCTCAATACATGATGAAAGTTGATAATGACTTGGCGCAGCAAAAAGGGGTTTCTATCGAAAATGCGATGAATACTTTGTCAACTCTTGTGGGAAGTAACTACGAAATCAGTTTTATTAAATTCGGTATCAACTATAAAGTTATTGTTCAGGCTTCACCAGAATATCGTGCACAGCCAGATGATATCTTGAAATTATATGTGAAAAACGATCGTGATGAAATGGTTCCTTTTTCTGCTTTTATGAAATTAGAAAAAGTGTACGGACTTTCAGAAATTACACGTCATAACATGTATACCTCAACACAAATTAGTGGTTCTCCAGCTGCTGGTTATAGTTCTGGTACAGCGATTAAAGTAATTCAGAGAGTAGCTGCTGAAAAATTGCCAAGAGGATATGATATTGACTGGGCAGGTATTTCTGCCGATGAGGTGGCTCAAGGTAATCAAGCAATTTGGGTATTCCTGATCTGTTTAGGATTCGTTTACTTGGTATTAGCGGCACAATATGAAAGTTTCATTCTGCCATTATCAGTAATTCTTTCGTTGCCAGCAGGTATTTTTGGAGCTTTCCTTTTATTGAAATTAACAGGATTAGAAAACAACATTTATGCTCAGGTTGCCATGGTAATGTTGATTGGTTTATTGGGTAAAAATGCCGTACTGATTGTAGAGTTTGCCATACAAAGGCATGCTGCAGGATTATCAGTTTTACAGTCAGCAATGGAAGGAGCAAAAGCAAGGTTCCGTCCAATTTTGATGACCTCATTTGCCTTTATTGCAGGTTTATTGCCACTTGCATTTGCAACGGGCCCAGGTAAAATTGGTAACCGAACAATTGGTACTGCAGCCGCGGGAGGTATGCTTATCGGAACCATTTGTGGTGTATTTGTAATTCCAGGCTTGTATTTCATTTTTGCCAAAATTGCTGAAAAATACAAATTGGTAAAACATGAATTAGAAAATCCATTAACAGAAGAAATTGATAACAATCATGTATAA
- a CDS encoding GNAT family N-acetyltransferase, translated as MEIKAIKASDTWQIRHEVMWPEQPFEFVKLDEDNAGFHFGVFEDDQLVSIVSCFIEGKEMQFRKLATLEEYQGRGIASYLLKYILEFAKSKDLQKVWCNARSNKKSFYEKMGLTDTHKTFVKAGQEFTIMEIKL; from the coding sequence ATGGAAATTAAAGCAATAAAAGCATCAGATACTTGGCAGATTCGTCATGAAGTAATGTGGCCAGAACAGCCTTTTGAATTTGTAAAGTTAGACGAAGACAATGCTGGATTTCATTTTGGAGTTTTTGAAGATGATCAATTAGTTTCTATAGTTTCTTGTTTTATTGAAGGGAAAGAAATGCAGTTTAGAAAACTGGCTACTTTAGAAGAATATCAGGGAAGAGGAATTGCGTCTTATCTCTTAAAATATATTTTGGAATTTGCAAAAAGTAAAGATTTGCAAAAAGTTTGGTGTAATGCCAGAAGCAACAAAAAGTCTTTTTATGAAAAAATGGGACTTACAGATACTCATAAAACATTTGTCAAAGCTGGACAGGAATTTACAATAATGGAAATTAAGCTATAG
- a CDS encoding Crp/Fnr family transcriptional regulator: MQHSLKTIFPNFSNELIATIEENGSLQDFETGTILMRTGQYIKNTVLIIKGKIKIYREGEDGGEFLMYYLQPGQACAISMICTAKSEKSQIMAKVVEDVTVMMIPLQLMDKWMMEHRSWYEFVIETYRSRFEEVLEVVDNIAFRSMDERLEFYLKRHSDACGCSEVNLSHQEIATELNTSREVVSRLLKKMEQRGLVKLNRNQIELLK, encoded by the coding sequence ATGCAGCATTCATTAAAAACCATTTTTCCTAATTTCTCTAACGAGCTTATCGCTACAATAGAAGAAAACGGAAGTCTTCAGGATTTTGAAACCGGAACCATTTTAATGCGCACCGGACAGTATATTAAAAATACAGTTTTGATTATTAAAGGTAAAATCAAAATCTATCGCGAAGGAGAAGATGGCGGAGAGTTTTTAATGTATTATCTACAGCCAGGGCAAGCCTGTGCTATCTCGATGATCTGTACTGCCAAAAGCGAAAAAAGTCAGATTATGGCAAAAGTCGTAGAAGATGTTACCGTGATGATGATTCCGTTGCAATTGATGGACAAATGGATGATGGAACATAGAAGTTGGTACGAATTTGTAATTGAAACCTACAGAAGCCGTTTTGAAGAAGTTCTCGAAGTGGTTGATAATATTGCTTTCCGTTCTATGGATGAAAGATTAGAGTTTTACCTAAAACGTCATTCCGATGCTTGCGGCTGTTCTGAGGTAAATCTCTCACACCAAGAAATCGCAACCGAATTGAATACTTCGCGTGAAGTGGTTTCCAGATTACTCAAAAAAATGGAACAGCGAGGTTTAGTCAAACTCAACAGAAACCAGATTGAGTTATTGAAATAG